The genomic region AAAAAATTATAGGAATTACTAGTCTTAGAATCGAGTTGGACAAAAATAAAGATTTGATTTTCGTGAGTGATTTGATCAGTTGTACGATACCTTTGTTATTTTTACTTTATTTATTTTCATTTTTACTCATTAAATTCAGGAGTAGATTCATTCACATAATATCTCAAATGACAAGAAAAAAAGGTGTTATTGTTATAAGGTCACTCTTTATTCTAAAATCGAAAAATAGATTCGATACGATTAAAAAAAAAGATCAAAAGAAAAGATAAATGATTTTCAAATTTTGTTCTATATGGATTCGAATTTCTTAATATTTTATTATTTTAATATTAGTCTACTCAAGAATTATCTAATGAATCACTTGATTCGAAATTAAGGGATAGGTAGACATTACAAATGATTAATTGATCTCTTTTTCTACCTCCCTTACTCTATGTTTTTGTTAATCCCGTCTATAATGATTGATGAATTAACAACTATCAATTGAACTTATTCTTTCATTTGAATTGGTATTTTTGCTTATCTTCGTATATTGAAACTTAGGGAAGTGCTTTCTAAACATATGTATAAAAAGAACACATTTCATTTAGCTCCTTCATCTTCATGCTTACTATAACTAGTTATTTCGGTTTTCTACTAGCAGCTTTAACTATAACCTCAGCTCTCTTTATTGGTCTGACCAAGATACGACTTATTTGAAATTAATTGAATGAACACAACGCATAAAAAGAAATCTTTCTGTGGTATTGATAGACTCTATATTTC from Eucalyptus grandis chloroplast, complete genome harbors:
- the petL gene encoding cytochrome b6/f complex subunit VI, producing MLTITSYFGFLLAALTITSALFIGLTKIRLI